Below is a window of Allomuricauda ruestringensis DSM 13258 DNA.
AGGACCCTGGGCGATATCACCATCACCGGTGGAATAGAATCAAATGCGGATACTGTTGAGAAAATAGCGCAGGAAGTAGCTGCCATGAGACAAACCGAAAGAGGAAACCGAAGCGACGATAAGCGTTCGGAAACAGCAATGGAGGACAGAAAAAAACAAGGATATTTTTAGAAAAGATATGTTGGACAACAATCAATTATTAAGATTTACCACAGCGGGAAGCGTAGATGATGGAAAAAGTACGCTCATTGGAAGACTGCTGTTTGATTCCAAGTCAATTTTTGAGGATCAACTCGAGGCCATTGAAAGCACAAGTAAAAAGAAAGGACACGACGGTGTTGATTTGGCCCTTTTCACAGATGGACTTCGTGACGAAAGAGAACAAGGTATTACCATCGATGTAGCCTACCGCTACTTTACAACACCAAAAAGAAAGTTCATTATTGCCGATACTCCGGGACACATTCAATATACTAGAAACATGGTCACGGGTGCATCAACGGCAAATGCAGCCATTATTTTGGTAGATGCAAGGCACGGTGTTATCGAACAGACAAAAAGGCATGCATTTATTGCTTCCTTGTTGCAAATACCTCACGTAATTGTTTGTATCAACAAAATGGATTTGGTGGATTACTCCGAAGAGGCGTATAACACCGTTATTGCCCAGTTCGAGGAGTTTTCATCCAAACTGCTTGTAAAAGATGTTCGGTTTATACCGATCAGTGCATTGTTGGGAGACAATGTGGTGAACCGATCCAAAAATATGGATTGGTACCAGGGAGCACCCTTATTGCACACTTTAGAAACCATGCATATAAGTAGCGACATCAATAAGGTTGATGCCAGATTCCCTGTGCAGACAGTTTTAAGACCCCAAAGCGAAGAATTTAGGGATTATCGCGGCTATGCTGGACGAATGGCAAGTGGCGTGTTGAGAAAAGGGGATGAAATTACGGTAATGCCCTCGGGCTTTACATCAAAAATTAAATCCATAGACACCTTTTCTGGTGAGGTGGATGAAGCTTTTGCTCCGATGTCTGTATCCATTACCCTTGAGGATGATATTGATATCAGCAGAGGGGATATGATTGTTCGTTCCAACAACAAGCCAGAAGCTCAACAAGATTTGGAGGTAATGCTTTGCTGGTTGAACAATAATCCCGCTAAACCTAGGGCTAAATATACCATCAAACATACCTCTAATGAGCAGAAAGCGATGATTAAAGAGGTATTGTATAAAATAGACATTAACACATTGAGCCGTAGTTCTGATGATACAGATATGTCTATGAACGATATTTGTAAAGTAAAAATAAGGACCACGAAACCATTGATGGTGGATTCTTATCGAGAAAATAGGACTACCGGCAGCATTATTTTAATTGATGATGCGACCAATGAGACTGTGGCAGCTGGGATGGTTGTTTAACCTATACTTCTTTATGTTATTCAATTCTATTGACTTTGCTATTTTTTTCCCAATAGCTTTTGTTCTTTATTGGGTATTGGCGACAAAAAAAAATTCACGGAACGTTTTTTTGATTATTGCAAGCTACGTGTTCTATGGATGGTGGGATTGGCGCTTTTTATTTTTGATAGCTTTTAGTTCTCTGGTCGATTTTTTAGTTGGAAAGGCCATTTACAAGACCGAATCCCAAAAAAGAAAAAGCATTTGCTTTGGATTAGCCTATTGGTCAACCTTGGTTTTTTGGCCTATTTCAAATATTTTAATTTTTTCATTGAAAGCTTTGTTGATGCTTTTCGGCTTTTCGGAAATGAATTGACTTCTCCAGCATTGAATATTATCCTTCCTGTTGGAATTAGTTTCTACACTTTTCAAACACTGAGTTATACGATTGACATTTATAGAAAGCAAATTGAGCCGACCAATGATTGGCCTGCCTTTTTTGCATTCGTTTCATTCTACCCTCAATTGGTTGCCGGGCCTATTGAAAGAGCATATCACTTACTGCCACAATTTTCAAAAACCTATAAGTTTGATTACAATCTAGTAAAGTCAGGTATTTTATTAATGGCATTCGGGTTGTTCAAGAAGATGGTAATAGCTGACAGGGCCGCACTATATGTGAATGAAGTATATAACAATCCAGATTATTACGACGGCACGGCATATACATATGCTACCTTATTATTTGCGTTTCAGATATATTGCGATTTTTCCGGTTATTCAGATATAGCTATTGGTGCAGCTAGAACAATGGGGTTTGACCTGATGAAAAACTTTGATTCCCCTTATTTTTCAAAATCTTTGACGGAGTTTTGGCGTAGGTGGCATATTTCATTATCCACATGGTTTAGAGACTATGTCTATATACCCTTGGGCGGAAGCAAAAAAGGGAAGTACCGTACATATGCCAACCTTTTCATTGTTTTCTTGGTTAGTGGACTTTGGCATGGTGCAGCAATGACATTTGTAATTTGGGGAGCCATACATGGCATTATACTGGTATTGGAAAAAGCTTTCTATAACCTAAAGCAACCTATTTATAATAAAGTTGGATTAGCATCATCAAATTATTCGAATAGTTTAGCTTTTGGTTTGGCCACTTTTGTGGTAGTTTGCTTCGCATGGGTTTTTTTTAGGGCCAATAGTCTATCGGACTCCCTTATGATCAGCACAGGGATGATCAACGACTTTGATTTGGCCAGTATTTTTAAAAATGAAACTTATCGCATCGGTTTAAGGGCTTATGAGTTTAAGGTGTTAATTTTTTCCATATTGAGTCTTTGTGTTTTCGAAGTATTGCATAAAAAGCACAATATAATTTCACTTTTAAACAAACAAGGGTCTTTGTTTCGGTGGGGCGTTTATTTGCTTATAGTTTTTTCAATAGTGATTTTTGGGGTATACGGGGACCGTAACATTTCAGAATTTATATATTTTCAATTCTAAACAAATGGTAAAACTCATTTTCAAAGGTGTAATTTTTTTAATCCTTTTTGGGGTCGTTACCTATATTTTAGACCCTCTTTTTTTGGATAGGGATCAATGGATCTATAGTTCATACAATTCACTCTATGAAGCTGAAAAACCCAAGAATCTCGTATTTATTGGTAATTCCCATCTTAACAAAGGGCTAGACAATTTTATAGTGGATGCTAAAACAGGTTCTGAATCCATAAAACTGGTGGGAGCGGGCCTAAATATTGCACAAATTTATTATAACTTTTTGGAGGTCTTGGAATATCAATTACCAGAATTGATCGTAATAGAAACTTGGTGTTTGTATTCTCCAGGAAATAACCACAACAACCCTATTGATGACAATGGAAAATTAGTGGGATACAACAAATATGCTTTTGAAAACAAAAGAATTGGACCAATAAAGTTCGAAGAAACACAACTTTCCGTTGATAAGAAGGACATAGCTTTCCATTTGTTCAACACTTTTAGATATCATGATAGGTGGACTGATTTAAAAGGATTTTCATTTTTCTTGAATGATGGTTTTAGGGCTCCTGCAGAGGAAGTGTTGCAAGAATGGGTTAAAACGGGCGGGGTATTAACTCCTTCAAAAGCTGAGCAATATGCACATACACAGTTTGATTCCTCGGGGATTTTTTTATCGGCCCAAGAAAAGGACTATCTAAATAAAATTCTTGAATTATCAGAAAAGAAAGGAATAAAACTACTCTTTTTGAACATACCTATTTTTGAGACATACTATCAAAAAAGCAAAAAAGCCTTGGATGGTGTTTCGGATGAATTAACAGAGTTTTTCAAGCCTTATAAAAATGTAGATTTTTTTGATTTAAACAGGAGCATTGGAGGGTTACCCAGGACTTACATGTCCAATGAAAGAAACATATCGGCAAATCAGCATGTAAATTATAAGGGGTGTATAAAAACCAGTAATCTTGTTTCTGATTATTTAATAAAGAACTATAAACTTAATGTAAATGATGAATATCTTTCAAGTGGGGAAGATTTGTTGTACAATTTTAAGAAAATAGAAAAAGATTCATTCTTTTTAGGTGGGATCAATAAGGTCAATAACGTCCTTGTCAGTAAAATGAAATCAAAAAACAGGATTACAATAGGTCCCCAAGAGGATAAAATCAAAATAGAAGGGTGGATGCATAGAGAAGGAATAAACAACCTTCGTTCCGAAAAAGCAATAGCCCTGCGTAAAGGAAATGATTTTATTTACATTTCAGGAGATGAAATGAGAGAAAGAAAAGCTTACGCACTTATTGACAAGTTTGGCGAACAATATACCAAGAGTGGGTATACATTTGAAATCCCAAAG
It encodes the following:
- a CDS encoding MBOAT family O-acyltransferase; protein product: MLWISLLVNLGFLAYFKYFNFFIESFVDAFRLFGNELTSPALNIILPVGISFYTFQTLSYTIDIYRKQIEPTNDWPAFFAFVSFYPQLVAGPIERAYHLLPQFSKTYKFDYNLVKSGILLMAFGLFKKMVIADRAALYVNEVYNNPDYYDGTAYTYATLLFAFQIYCDFSGYSDIAIGAARTMGFDLMKNFDSPYFSKSLTEFWRRWHISLSTWFRDYVYIPLGGSKKGKYRTYANLFIVFLVSGLWHGAAMTFVIWGAIHGIILVLEKAFYNLKQPIYNKVGLASSNYSNSLAFGLATFVVVCFAWVFFRANSLSDSLMISTGMINDFDLASIFKNETYRIGLRAYEFKVLIFSILSLCVFEVLHKKHNIISLLNKQGSLFRWGVYLLIVFSIVIFGVYGDRNISEFIYFQF
- the cysN gene encoding sulfate adenylyltransferase subunit CysN, coding for MLDNNQLLRFTTAGSVDDGKSTLIGRLLFDSKSIFEDQLEAIESTSKKKGHDGVDLALFTDGLRDEREQGITIDVAYRYFTTPKRKFIIADTPGHIQYTRNMVTGASTANAAIILVDARHGVIEQTKRHAFIASLLQIPHVIVCINKMDLVDYSEEAYNTVIAQFEEFSSKLLVKDVRFIPISALLGDNVVNRSKNMDWYQGAPLLHTLETMHISSDINKVDARFPVQTVLRPQSEEFRDYRGYAGRMASGVLRKGDEITVMPSGFTSKIKSIDTFSGEVDEAFAPMSVSITLEDDIDISRGDMIVRSNNKPEAQQDLEVMLCWLNNNPAKPRAKYTIKHTSNEQKAMIKEVLYKIDINTLSRSSDDTDMSMNDICKVKIRTTKPLMVDSYRENRTTGSIILIDDATNETVAAGMVV